The Sphingorhabdus lutea genome segment GAGGCGGATTCGTCTGCTTTATAATTTTGGATGGTGTCCATGCGTCCGGTAAAGCTGGCGGGCAAAAATGGAATGGCGGCAAGGCCGATTAACGCCGCACCGGCCAAATATAAAAAACGATATTTGACGTAGCGCAGGGTCAAAATGGCCAAAACCGCAATGCACACCAACCCGGTCCGCGCCTGTGTTCCCACGGGAATTAACAAACAGGCAAAAATTAACGCAGCGGCATAAAATTTAACGCGCCAATCGGGCGGGAAAATTGTGCCATATTTTGACAACCACATGATAAGCGGGATGATGGCAATGGCGACGCATGAAATGATACTGCCTTCATAAAGGCCGCTATTATTATCGATTAACAGCACAAGCACGCCATAGCCCCCGCCGCCTACAATAGTTTTAAGACCACCCGTGACTATTAAGGCAGATGCACACAGCACCATAACCAATGCCAAAGTTTCGATCCGCAATTTTGTTTTTAATGTGAGCGGCAGGAATATGGCAAAAACCAATGCCTTCCACACCCAATCCCATTTTACCTGTGCATCAACCGGCATGTCGGCGACGCTTGTGGTATAGGCGCAATATAATAGCAAAATTAACAACCACGCCTGACGCGGGGCAAACCGGCTTTCATTTTTATTATCTGCAATCATATATCCGCCCAACGCCAGCAAAAATGCAATAAGCGATAGGGGGATGGCGTTAAGCATGAAATAACTTAACCTTTGGGGCGCGATAATATCGATATAGGCATAGACCATAGTAAATAAAAATGGCCGTTTAAATGCCAGTAACATAAGGGCGGCAAGATAGCCCACAAAGATAAGGTCGCGCATTGTCCCTTATTCCTCTGTTACTTTATGTGCGGGTATTTTATTATTTTTATGCGCAAATCCTGTGGGGTTGCTGTCCTTTGGCGCGGGGGCTTCGACATCCAAATCATCGCGCGATAATAAAC includes the following:
- a CDS encoding putative O-glycosylation ligase, exosortase A system-associated; its protein translation is MRDLIFVGYLAALMLLAFKRPFLFTMVYAYIDIIAPQRLSYFMLNAIPLSLIAFLLALGGYMIADNKNESRFAPRQAWLLILLLYCAYTTSVADMPVDAQVKWDWVWKALVFAIFLPLTLKTKLRIETLALVMVLCASALIVTGGLKTIVGGGGYGVLVLLIDNNSGLYEGSIISCVAIAIIPLIMWLSKYGTIFPPDWRVKFYAAALIFACLLIPVGTQARTGLVCIAVLAILTLRYVKYRFLYLAGAALIGLAAIPFLPASFTGRMDTIQNYKADESASTRVAVWKWTIEYVEENPFGGGFDAYRQNKLTYDLAGGREPGFDGDDGGAKVVEDAGRAYHSSFFEMLGEQGYPGLIIWLIIHVGGVVRMEIVQRMYRRRNRAGEEWVAPLAIALQNGQIIYLVGSLFVGIAFQPFIYMLIGLQIGLDTYLARRRKEAAWSPIRNNVSQPANPA